Proteins from a genomic interval of Meiothermus sp.:
- a CDS encoding M48 family metallopeptidase has protein sequence MPETEKATLHYQNRTIRYTIRRSARRRTVGITIDPQGVRVAAPERMPLEQVVALVNTRARWIAEKYAEFKNRLGPRKRFVSGEEFLYLGRRVSLQVQTEPSTSGGRRRDGRGFLFQPELFDFDFSSRSRQKTAVALKGNVLLVQAGASSVHSKEVREMLENWYRSRAEEVITRRVQHYALQLGWPMPKVLIRNQKKRWGSCNARGELRFNWRLVMLPLRVLDYVVVHEMAHLKVLNHSPRFWSLVERIMPDYKARHQALHELGLGLYW, from the coding sequence ATGCCAGAAACAGAAAAAGCCACCCTGCACTACCAGAACAGAACGATTCGCTATACCATCCGCCGCAGCGCCCGCCGTCGAACGGTGGGGATCACCATTGATCCCCAAGGGGTGCGGGTGGCTGCCCCTGAGCGGATGCCCCTGGAACAGGTGGTGGCCCTGGTCAACACCAGAGCCCGCTGGATCGCCGAGAAATACGCGGAATTCAAGAACCGCCTGGGGCCAAGAAAGCGTTTCGTGAGTGGGGAGGAGTTTTTATACCTGGGTCGCCGGGTTAGTTTACAAGTACAAACCGAGCCTTCTACCTCAGGTGGACGCAGGCGCGATGGGCGTGGCTTCCTTTTCCAGCCCGAGCTATTCGACTTTGACTTTTCCTCCAGGAGCAGACAAAAGACCGCGGTAGCCCTCAAAGGCAATGTGCTGCTGGTGCAGGCCGGAGCCTCCAGCGTGCACAGCAAAGAGGTGCGCGAGATGCTGGAAAACTGGTACAGGTCACGCGCCGAGGAAGTCATTACCCGCCGGGTTCAGCACTACGCGCTTCAGCTTGGCTGGCCCATGCCCAAGGTGCTGATCCGCAACCAGAAAAAGCGCTGGGGAAGCTGCAACGCCAGGGGGGAGCTGCGCTTCAACTGGCGGCTGGTAATGCTGCCCTTGCGGGTGCTGGATTATGTGGTGGTGCACGAGATGGCCCACCTTAAGGTGCTCAACCACAGCCCCCGCTTCTGGTCTTTGGTCGAGCGGATTATGCCCGATTACAAAGCCCGCCACCAGGCTCTACACGAACTGGGGCTGGGTTTGTACTGGTAG